A section of the Ornithinimicrobium sufpigmenti genome encodes:
- a CDS encoding histidine phosphatase family protein, with the protein MGMITLVRHGQASFGTDDYDRLSSLGKAQSATLGAHLRHAGRLPDLVLVGGMRRQHETYQALADAAGWDHVPVREDPAWDEYDHEAIVSGAERPGPADPGQSPVSAPGRTVATGDNVTFQRRLDAALVLWTRATRGGRFGEETWTQFHTRNRAGLDRAAAEAGPGRWVVVVTSAGPISLACARLAVAPPPGDADGAPDEATLRLWPALNRVLVNSSQSRVVVGRSGLTMLSFNEHQHLAPDQVTSR; encoded by the coding sequence ATGGGCATGATCACCCTGGTCCGCCACGGGCAGGCGTCGTTCGGTACCGATGACTACGACCGGCTCTCCTCGCTGGGCAAGGCGCAGTCCGCGACGCTCGGCGCCCACCTGCGTCACGCCGGCCGCCTTCCTGACCTCGTGCTGGTCGGCGGGATGCGGCGCCAGCACGAGACCTACCAGGCCCTGGCGGACGCGGCCGGGTGGGACCACGTCCCCGTGCGGGAGGACCCGGCCTGGGACGAGTACGACCACGAGGCGATCGTCTCCGGGGCCGAACGGCCAGGTCCGGCCGACCCTGGCCAGTCCCCGGTGTCGGCCCCAGGTCGCACCGTCGCCACCGGCGACAACGTCACCTTCCAGCGGAGGCTCGACGCGGCGCTCGTGCTGTGGACACGCGCGACCCGAGGCGGACGTTTCGGGGAAGAGACCTGGACGCAGTTCCACACACGCAACCGGGCCGGGCTGGACCGGGCCGCGGCCGAGGCGGGGCCGGGCCGTTGGGTCGTCGTCGTCACCTCCGCCGGACCGATCTCGCTCGCCTGCGCGCGGCTGGCCGTGGCCCCGCCCCCTGGCGATGCCGACGGCGCCCCCGACGAGGCCACGCTGCGGCTCTGGCCCGCCCTGAACCGGGTGCTGGTGAACAGCTCGCAGAGCCGAGTTGTCGTGGGGCGATCGGGGCTCACCATGCTCTCGTTCAACGAGCACCAGCACCTTGCCCCGGACCAGGTGACCAGTCGCTAG
- a CDS encoding LLM class flavin-dependent oxidoreductase, whose product MKFHWFAQQYYTKLPEDYGDTVHSSWVTPPASIADPEQVGRDYHMYIKLMQQADTLGWDSLLLNEHHQTSLAMTPSPNLIASILAATTENAAIALCGNSLALYNPPVRVAEEMAMLDTLSGGRVIAGMVFGTPMDSAFSYGIPPIELRDRFHEARELILRAWKEEEPFAFSGDYTQLRYINVWPRPVQEQIPIWIPGSGSVETWDVVNEFDYCYGYLSFSGRQSAEPIVKGFWDYTESQGANMNPNRMAFTQVICCANSDEEAERLYSDAVKYFYRQNPTALEFATPPGYNSQASIKANLNREKTISDEERAKAAKGELSFWEYDELGYIIAGTPERVEQRVRELATDLRIGQLITCMHVGNLPEEVAMMNNELFGTQVIPKLRDLWSDQEDRWTPKVSQERVAAKFGTGA is encoded by the coding sequence ATGAAGTTCCACTGGTTCGCGCAGCAGTACTACACCAAGCTCCCCGAGGACTACGGCGACACCGTTCACAGCTCCTGGGTGACGCCGCCGGCCTCGATCGCCGATCCCGAGCAGGTCGGCCGCGACTACCACATGTACATCAAGCTGATGCAGCAGGCGGACACCCTGGGCTGGGACTCCCTGCTGCTCAATGAGCACCACCAGACCTCCCTGGCGATGACCCCATCGCCCAACCTCATCGCCTCCATCCTGGCGGCGACGACGGAGAACGCGGCCATCGCCCTGTGCGGCAACTCCCTGGCGCTCTATAACCCGCCGGTCCGGGTGGCCGAGGAGATGGCGATGCTCGACACCCTCTCCGGCGGACGAGTCATCGCCGGGATGGTCTTCGGCACCCCGATGGACAGTGCCTTCTCCTACGGCATCCCGCCGATCGAGCTGCGGGACCGCTTCCACGAGGCCCGGGAGCTCATCCTGCGCGCGTGGAAGGAGGAGGAGCCCTTCGCCTTCAGCGGTGACTACACCCAGCTGCGCTACATCAACGTCTGGCCCCGTCCGGTGCAGGAGCAGATCCCGATCTGGATCCCCGGCAGCGGCAGCGTCGAGACCTGGGACGTCGTCAACGAGTTCGACTACTGCTACGGCTACCTGTCCTTCTCCGGGCGACAGAGCGCCGAACCCATCGTCAAGGGCTTCTGGGACTACACCGAGAGCCAGGGCGCCAACATGAACCCCAACCGGATGGCCTTCACCCAGGTCATCTGCTGCGCCAACAGCGACGAGGAGGCCGAGCGGCTCTACTCCGACGCGGTGAAGTACTTCTACCGCCAGAACCCGACCGCTCTGGAGTTCGCCACGCCGCCCGGCTACAACTCGCAGGCCTCCATCAAGGCCAACCTCAACCGGGAGAAGACCATCTCCGACGAGGAGCGCGCCAAGGCGGCCAAGGGCGAGCTCTCCTTCTGGGAGTACGACGAGCTGGGCTACATCATCGCCGGCACGCCCGAGCGGGTGGAGCAGCGCGTGCGCGAGCTCGCGACCGACCTGCGGATCGGTCAGCTCATCACCTGCATGCACGTCGGCAACCTGCCCGAAGAGGTGGCCATGATGAACAACGAGCTGTTCGGGACACAGGTCATCCCCAAGCTGCGGGACCTCTGGTCCGACCAGGAGGACCGCTGGACCCCCAAGGTGAGCCAGGAGAGGGTCGCCGCCAAGTTCGGCACCGGTGCCTGA
- a CDS encoding TetR/AcrR family transcriptional regulator: protein MTSTPPGRGPWRQHDEDDLPVILRAALDCFVSQGYHGTTTRQIAGRSGLSVPGVYHHHASKQALLAAVMEHAMEDLWWRSQAAAEEAGPTQWEQLAAQVECLVLFHSRRQDLAFISWSEIRSLETEHRVAHIERRDRQQAVVDAIVARGAAEGVFRAGRPKEAARAITTLCVSVAQWYRADGPLSPDELAAEYVDLVQGMLRCGGPAPAPASGEEISSWA, encoded by the coding sequence ATGACCTCCACCCCACCCGGCCGCGGGCCGTGGCGGCAGCACGACGAGGACGACCTCCCCGTCATCCTGCGCGCCGCGCTGGACTGCTTCGTGAGCCAGGGCTACCACGGCACCACCACGCGGCAGATCGCTGGCCGGTCCGGGCTTTCCGTCCCGGGGGTCTATCACCACCACGCCTCCAAGCAGGCGCTGCTGGCGGCCGTGATGGAGCACGCGATGGAGGACCTGTGGTGGCGCAGCCAGGCCGCGGCCGAGGAGGCAGGACCCACCCAGTGGGAGCAGCTGGCCGCCCAGGTGGAGTGCCTGGTGCTCTTCCACTCCCGCCGTCAGGATCTGGCCTTCATCTCCTGGAGCGAGATCCGCAGCCTGGAGACCGAGCACCGGGTCGCCCACATCGAGCGCAGGGACCGGCAGCAGGCCGTGGTGGACGCGATCGTCGCGCGCGGCGCCGCCGAGGGGGTGTTCCGCGCCGGGCGGCCCAAGGAGGCAGCTCGTGCGATCACGACCCTGTGCGTCTCGGTCGCCCAGTGGTACCGGGCAGACGGCCCGTTGTCCCCCGATGAGCTCGCCGCCGAGTATGTCGACCTCGTGCAGGGCATGCTGCGGTGCGGCGGCCCAGCGCCTGCGCCTGCGTCAGGAGAAGAGATTTCGTCATGGGCATGA